The following proteins are encoded in a genomic region of Ornithinibacillus sp. 4-3:
- a CDS encoding cytochrome d ubiquinol oxidase subunit II, with product MGLEILGITVLWIFLFGYLILGSIDFGAGFFNAYSILTGKERILSSIIQRYLSPVWEVTNVFFVFFFVGMVGFFPQSAFYFGTILLIPGSIALILMAIRGSYYAFETYSSKGHKGYAFMYGVAGILIPASLSVVFAIAQGRVVSIENGNPVLDYAALFTSPLSWSIVVLALIAVLYISAVFLTWYAHQAGDGEASNLMRKYALIWAVPLIIAAAGIIFELRAANPELYSNILNLWWMFAFSFILWLLTLWLVWQRKNYATAVWLLIGQFAFAFFAYGIAHYPYILYPHVTIHEGFTNQSMAISLVIVFILGLGLLIPSIYLLLKLVLFNQDDQKNKKE from the coding sequence ATGGGTTTAGAAATCTTAGGTATCACTGTACTATGGATCTTTCTTTTTGGTTATTTGATTCTTGGGTCTATTGATTTTGGTGCTGGATTCTTTAATGCGTACAGCATATTAACTGGAAAAGAGAGGATTCTCTCAAGTATTATTCAGCGATATCTCTCACCTGTCTGGGAAGTAACGAATGTGTTTTTCGTATTCTTTTTCGTTGGAATGGTTGGTTTCTTCCCACAATCTGCATTCTATTTCGGTACCATTTTACTTATTCCCGGAAGTATTGCCCTCATTTTAATGGCGATACGTGGTTCCTATTATGCTTTTGAGACTTATAGTTCTAAGGGACATAAAGGGTATGCATTTATGTATGGTGTTGCAGGGATCTTAATTCCAGCTTCATTATCTGTTGTATTTGCTATTGCACAAGGTAGAGTTGTTTCCATTGAAAATGGAAATCCAGTACTTGACTATGCGGCATTATTTACAAGTCCATTATCATGGTCAATTGTAGTACTTGCGTTAATTGCTGTTCTATATATTTCAGCTGTTTTCCTCACTTGGTATGCACACCAAGCTGGAGACGGGGAAGCAAGTAATTTAATGAGGAAATATGCTCTTATTTGGGCAGTGCCATTAATCATTGCAGCTGCAGGTATTATTTTTGAATTAAGAGCTGCTAATCCGGAATTGTATTCTAATATATTAAATCTATGGTGGATGTTTGCCTTCTCATTTATTTTATGGTTATTAACCCTATGGCTTGTATGGCAAAGAAAGAATTATGCTACTGCAGTTTGGCTCTTGATCGGTCAATTTGCTTTTGCCTTTTTTGCGTACGGGATTGCTCATTATCCTTATATTCTTTATCCACACGTAACAATTCATGAGGGGTTTACAAATCAATCTATGGCTATTTCATTAGTTATTGTATTTATCCTTGGACTTGGACTATTAATCCCATCCATTTATTTACTATTGAAGCTTGTTTTATTTAATCAAGACGACCAAAAAAATAAGAAAGAGTGA
- the cydD gene encoding thiol reductant ABC exporter subunit CydD, which produces MKHLKSAVSSQKKSFISFFILAILTGVMIIGQAYLLVTIIEDVFLNNQTFRVILPLLGILLLVLFARVLFSHISTRIGIRMGSRVKNDFRTELLHQYAQNPIQLSQRGQSGKKVSVMMDAVDEVDSYFSQYLPQMIQSAIIPFMILIFIFTQHANTGWIMLITTPFIPIFMIIIGMQTKKKSEDQLEKLGIFSGRFLDTLQGLVTLKLFGHAKKQKEIIEKSSLNFREATMDILKVAFTNSFMMELISMLSIGIIALEVALQLIVFDGISFFTAFFVLILAPEFYSTLKELGNAFHNGRSSMGAVEKITDELNEEEQPVNKGVLTFQKEKAPPAITLEEVDFSYGEEEFELKNITAQFPPYSQIAIVGPSGAGKTTLLHIMAGLIVPSAGKVIVNNQPLTSYQEEEWLNQLSYISQNPYIFSGTITENIAIGGGSETSEKDITAAAEQAGLMGLIKSLENGFNTQVGEAGRGLSGGEKQRLALARAFLKKPSIILFDEPTTGLDLYTERILQESINKLSKQATIITVAHRLHTIQDADQILFLEDGRLLGIGTHEQLINHVPAYRDMVVIQRGGMAR; this is translated from the coding sequence ATGAAACATTTAAAGAGTGCTGTTTCATCACAGAAAAAAAGCTTTATCAGTTTCTTTATATTAGCCATATTGACAGGTGTTATGATTATTGGCCAAGCGTACTTACTTGTCACTATTATTGAAGATGTCTTCCTTAATAATCAGACTTTTCGTGTGATACTTCCGTTATTAGGGATATTATTGCTTGTTTTGTTTGCGAGGGTTTTATTCAGTCATATCAGTACACGCATAGGAATTCGAATGGGATCAAGGGTAAAAAATGATTTTCGTACAGAGCTACTGCACCAATATGCTCAAAATCCTATTCAACTATCCCAGCGTGGACAATCAGGAAAAAAGGTTAGTGTCATGATGGATGCAGTAGATGAAGTGGACAGCTATTTTAGCCAATACTTACCACAGATGATTCAATCTGCGATTATTCCATTTATGATTTTAATCTTTATTTTTACACAGCATGCTAATACGGGATGGATTATGCTGATTACGACACCTTTTATCCCTATTTTTATGATCATTATTGGGATGCAAACGAAAAAGAAATCCGAAGATCAGCTTGAGAAGCTCGGAATCTTTTCAGGGAGATTTCTCGATACATTACAGGGGCTTGTCACCCTTAAATTATTTGGCCATGCTAAAAAGCAAAAAGAGATTATCGAGAAAAGCAGTCTTAACTTCAGAGAGGCCACTATGGATATCTTAAAGGTTGCCTTCACGAATTCATTTATGATGGAGCTCATCTCGATGTTAAGTATCGGTATTATAGCTCTTGAAGTAGCTTTACAATTAATTGTATTTGATGGTATTTCCTTCTTTACGGCATTCTTTGTGTTAATTCTCGCTCCTGAATTTTATTCCACATTAAAAGAACTTGGTAATGCTTTTCATAATGGACGTAGTAGTATGGGAGCAGTAGAAAAAATAACAGATGAATTAAATGAAGAAGAACAACCTGTTAATAAAGGAGTATTAACCTTTCAGAAGGAGAAGGCACCTCCAGCAATTACTCTAGAAGAAGTAGACTTTAGTTATGGTGAGGAAGAATTCGAATTAAAAAATATAACTGCTCAGTTTCCACCATATAGCCAGATTGCGATTGTTGGTCCAAGTGGGGCAGGAAAAACGACTTTATTACACATCATGGCCGGTCTTATTGTTCCTTCGGCAGGAAAGGTCATTGTAAATAATCAACCTTTAACAAGCTATCAAGAAGAGGAGTGGCTAAATCAATTAAGCTATATTTCACAGAATCCCTATATATTTTCTGGTACGATTACAGAGAATATTGCGATTGGTGGAGGTAGCGAGACTTCTGAAAAGGATATCACAGCCGCAGCTGAACAGGCAGGGCTTATGGGCTTAATAAAATCATTAGAGAATGGTTTTAATACACAGGTGGGAGAGGCAGGAAGAGGATTATCTGGTGGTGAGAAACAGAGATTAGCACTTGCAAGGGCTTTTTTGAAAAAGCCATCTATCATTCTGTTTGATGAACCAACGACTGGACTTGATCTATATACAGAGCGGATTTTACAGGAATCTATTAATAAACTGTCAAAGCAAGCTACCATCATTACAGTGGCACATCGACTTCACACGATACAAGATGCTGACCAGATTCTTTTTCTAGAAGATGGAAGGTTACTTGGGATTGGCACACATGAACAGTTGATCAATCATGTACCTGCATACCGTGACATGGTTGTCATTCAGCGGGGAGGAATGGCGCGATGA
- the cydC gene encoding thiol reductant ABC exporter subunit CydC has protein sequence MKELAIVTKLMLKEKRDILLSILAGFIAGIAAVGLFAASGYLISKAALEPPLYALIILTSTVKLLGFTRALTRYVERYFSHRATFTILSNLRVSFFEKLEPLVPGVFQKYRSGDLLARIVGDVEALQNYFLRVFYPPIVLMMVFLSTVLFTLYFSIYTTVILLIGFVLTTFVFPLLFALRQRKINSKVREVRGLLSMEATEFLYGFRDLKIYQKLERKEQQINEVSNSYIHEQEKEQIHIASSQSVNTFISLFIAWLVLGAGAYAASIGEMDGIFLAMLVMIALTVFEDVDTMAIFPVYLNDSKRAARRLFSVVREQELDKPKHQKWMELPSKKPFSIKMEHVSFTFPDEWRKSIDDITIHLPAGSRTAIVGPSGSGKSTLLHLLLDIYTVDQGEILIDGQSISLIHQEELWNKANVVLQENHFFYGTIRSNLQLARNDVTDEEMQTALFNVRLDHFTLDDPILEKGENLSGGEKQRLAIARAMLRGESCWFLDEPTSSVDALTEQSIYKQIFDQARNDTLVLISHRLNGIEEMDQIIVMDQGRIMESGTFAELMKNKGYFYEMKKIEKSLL, from the coding sequence ATGAAAGAATTAGCCATAGTCACCAAATTAATGCTGAAGGAAAAAAGAGATATTCTATTATCGATTCTTGCTGGCTTTATTGCAGGGATTGCTGCTGTAGGACTTTTTGCAGCAAGTGGATATCTTATCTCTAAAGCTGCTCTAGAACCGCCATTGTATGCTTTAATTATCTTGACCTCAACTGTGAAGCTACTCGGATTTACGAGAGCATTAACACGATATGTAGAACGATACTTTTCACATCGTGCCACATTTACCATTTTAAGTAATCTAAGAGTATCTTTTTTTGAAAAGCTCGAACCATTAGTTCCAGGCGTTTTTCAAAAATATCGGAGTGGTGACTTACTAGCCCGTATTGTGGGAGATGTTGAAGCATTACAAAATTACTTTTTACGAGTTTTCTATCCACCAATTGTGTTAATGATGGTTTTTTTAAGTACGGTTTTATTTACGCTTTATTTCTCAATATATACTACGGTTATTTTACTAATTGGCTTTGTTTTAACGACATTTGTTTTTCCTTTACTGTTTGCTTTGAGACAACGAAAAATTAATAGCAAGGTTAGAGAGGTTAGGGGATTACTGTCCATGGAAGCAACGGAGTTTTTATATGGGTTTCGCGATCTAAAAATATATCAGAAGCTGGAAAGAAAAGAACAACAAATTAATGAAGTGTCGAACAGTTATATTCATGAGCAAGAAAAAGAGCAAATCCATATTGCTTCAAGCCAATCGGTCAACACCTTTATTTCATTATTCATAGCCTGGCTTGTTTTAGGAGCAGGAGCTTATGCTGCCTCCATTGGAGAAATGGACGGAATCTTTTTGGCTATGCTAGTCATGATTGCTTTAACTGTATTTGAAGATGTAGATACAATGGCCATCTTTCCAGTATATTTAAATGATAGTAAACGGGCAGCAAGGCGTTTATTTTCTGTTGTTCGGGAGCAAGAATTGGATAAGCCTAAACATCAAAAATGGATGGAGCTTCCTAGTAAAAAGCCATTCTCTATTAAAATGGAGCACGTTAGCTTTACCTTTCCAGATGAATGGAGGAAATCTATTGATGATATTACTATTCATTTGCCAGCTGGATCAAGAACCGCGATTGTTGGTCCAAGTGGTTCAGGAAAATCAACATTACTTCATCTCCTTTTAGATATATATACTGTTGATCAAGGAGAGATTTTAATTGATGGTCAATCCATTTCTCTCATCCATCAGGAGGAGCTATGGAACAAAGCGAATGTAGTGTTGCAGGAGAATCACTTTTTCTATGGAACCATTCGAAGCAATTTACAGCTAGCAAGGAATGATGTAACGGATGAAGAAATGCAGACGGCTCTTTTCAATGTAAGGCTTGATCATTTTACACTCGATGATCCTATATTGGAAAAAGGAGAAAATTTATCAGGTGGGGAAAAACAACGTTTAGCAATTGCTCGTGCTATGCTGAGAGGGGAGAGCTGTTGGTTTCTCGATGAGCCAACATCTTCTGTTGATGCATTAACAGAGCAGTCGATTTACAAACAGATTTTCGATCAAGCTAGGAATGATACATTAGTGCTCATCAGTCATCGTCTTAATGGAATTGAAGAAATGGATCAGATTATTGTCATGGACCAAGGGCGTATCATGGAGTCCGGAACATTTGCAGAGCTCATGAAGAACAAAGGATATTTTTATGAAATGAAAAAAATTGAGAAGAGCCTGTTATAA
- the ytxJ gene encoding bacillithiol system redox-active protein YtxJ, which produces MEWKEITTIEEWDAILEKSAEKGQVILKHSTTCPVSFNALDEYDNYLADKPDQEIDYTLVKVRESRPVSNKIAEDLDVKHESPQIIYIKNKKKYWTTSHWSVTKAHMAAVID; this is translated from the coding sequence ATGGAATGGAAAGAAATCACAACAATTGAGGAATGGGATGCTATTTTAGAAAAATCAGCTGAAAAAGGTCAAGTTATTCTAAAGCACAGCACAACTTGTCCAGTAAGCTTCAATGCATTAGATGAATATGATAACTATCTAGCAGATAAACCAGATCAAGAGATTGATTATACACTTGTAAAAGTAAGAGAATCTCGTCCTGTATCAAATAAAATTGCAGAGGATTTAGATGTAAAGCATGAATCACCGCAAATCATCTACATTAAAAACAAGAAAAAATATTGGACAACCTCTCATTGGTCTGTAACAAAAGCACATATGGCTGCAGTGATTGATTAA
- a CDS encoding oxidoreductase yields the protein MKRKALVLGATGLVGSELTKQLVESKAYEEVRILVRHPVSFTHPKLTQIIVNYDQLISNEEAFQVNDVFCCLGTTIKKAGSQENFKKVDLEYPLAAAKLAVKHQVDNYLIISATGANAKSRIFYSKVKGTIEEELKKLPLHALHIFRPSLLLGHRNEFRLAEKATEKLTQALPFLFIGPMKQYEPIHSAIVAEGMKNAALSKMQGVHIYESDAITKIRPA from the coding sequence ATGAAAAGAAAAGCCTTAGTTTTAGGGGCAACTGGATTGGTTGGTTCAGAGTTAACAAAACAGTTAGTAGAGTCAAAAGCATATGAGGAAGTCAGAATTCTCGTCCGTCATCCTGTCTCTTTTACACATCCTAAATTAACGCAAATCATTGTTAATTATGATCAACTGATAAGCAATGAAGAAGCATTTCAGGTAAATGATGTGTTTTGCTGCTTAGGTACAACGATAAAAAAAGCGGGATCACAGGAAAATTTTAAAAAGGTAGATTTAGAATATCCATTAGCTGCTGCAAAGCTTGCAGTAAAGCATCAAGTAGATAATTATTTAATTATCTCTGCCACTGGTGCTAATGCAAAGTCTCGTATCTTTTACTCAAAGGTGAAAGGAACTATTGAAGAAGAATTAAAGAAGCTACCACTTCATGCGCTTCATATTTTCAGACCGTCCTTATTGCTTGGTCATCGCAATGAATTTCGCTTAGCGGAAAAAGCAACGGAAAAGCTAACCCAAGCACTACCCTTTCTTTTCATTGGACCTATGAAGCAATACGAACCTATTCATAGTGCAATAGTTGCAGAAGGAATGAAAAATGCAGCACTTAGTAAGATGCAAGGGGTTCATATTTATGAGTCAGATGCGATTACTAAAATTAGACCAGCATAA
- a CDS encoding LysR substrate-binding domain-containing protein, with protein sequence MNISNIEAFIYVYHLSGFNKAAEALYLTQPTITARIQTLEKDMNTTLFHRDRKGITLTNEGKVFLPFAYRIFNAYKEAKINLGQELKEVTIGSITSVSTSLLPKILASFKEQYPTVSVNIVTGPTKDILNRLIHNQCHFGIIESRPDSRFNSLPFHTDPYSLVVPRNHPLLSLKREVTLKDIAFEPFITISQGVFDRSVVEKTFAEQNLKPNIVFEVDNIETVKFMVLKGMGISFLPKLCFENERAAGELFTIPISPVPHIKRKIEIIYLKGTKPPFLNFFV encoded by the coding sequence TTGAATATAAGTAATATTGAAGCATTTATCTATGTGTACCATTTGTCAGGTTTTAATAAAGCAGCTGAAGCTCTTTATTTAACACAACCTACTATCACAGCTAGAATTCAAACACTAGAAAAGGATATGAATACTACATTGTTTCATCGCGATCGAAAAGGGATAACTTTAACAAATGAAGGAAAAGTATTTCTTCCTTTTGCTTATCGTATTTTCAATGCTTATAAAGAAGCTAAAATTAATTTAGGACAAGAATTAAAAGAAGTAACTATTGGAAGTATTACATCTGTATCCACTAGCCTACTTCCTAAAATATTAGCCTCTTTCAAAGAACAGTATCCTACCGTTTCTGTAAATATTGTCACAGGGCCTACAAAGGATATTTTAAATAGACTTATCCACAACCAATGCCATTTTGGAATTATAGAATCAAGACCAGATTCACGATTTAATAGCCTTCCATTTCATACGGATCCATACTCACTTGTTGTACCTCGAAACCATCCTCTACTTTCGTTAAAACGAGAAGTAACTTTAAAAGATATTGCATTTGAACCATTTATTACCATCTCTCAAGGAGTATTTGATAGAAGTGTTGTGGAAAAAACCTTTGCAGAACAGAATTTAAAGCCAAATATTGTGTTTGAAGTAGATAATATTGAAACCGTAAAATTTATGGTTTTAAAAGGCATGGGAATTAGCTTTTTACCAAAGCTTTGTTTTGAAAATGAACGAGCTGCTGGAGAGTTATTTACAATTCCTATCTCTCCTGTCCCACACATTAAAAGGAAAATTGAAATTATCTATTTAAAAGGTACAAAACCACCATTTTTAAACTTTTTCGTATAA
- a CDS encoding ABC transporter substrate-binding protein, which produces MRKLTVIFLVFTFVFLLAACGDDTDSGSENNGNQVESTELKIGINAQPTTLDIHKTANILTRNIVKNIYETLITFDEDYEIVPMLAESVDESDDGKTYTFNLRQGVLFHNGDEMKAEDVIASMERWLESTPPAQTVLGDANFTAADDYTVVLELEESSALALPVIARTSQQFAGIMPKEVIDSADSTGVTEYIGTGPYQFEDWKESQYVKLTKFEDYQVLETGHPVVQKDAKINDVYFYIASDAATLLTGVQTGEYDLVLDIHTEHYEQLKNDSNLEVDVELYGENGLYFNKHEGLFTDQKMRQAVNTALNLDDLMQAAYGNKDLYELDSSYASEHQQGWYSEAGSEFYNQNDKEKAAQLLEEAGYDGEPIRIISSRDYEYVYNSGVVVMNELEKIGANVELEVYDWATLMSKRDEKDAWHIFIAGGPFQSIPIEMNVFSPSYFDGPLDDTIYGLVDDIIHADTTEAAQEIWDELQGYTWEYLPFIKLGNFSKLNVISKDVKGYSRFEGPILWDLTIEK; this is translated from the coding sequence ATGAGAAAATTAACAGTAATATTTTTGGTCTTTACATTTGTTTTTTTATTAGCTGCTTGTGGAGATGACACAGATAGCGGTAGTGAAAATAACGGAAATCAGGTGGAAAGTACAGAACTAAAGATTGGTATTAATGCACAACCAACAACACTAGATATTCATAAAACAGCAAATATATTAACAAGGAATATTGTGAAGAACATTTATGAGACACTGATTACATTTGATGAGGATTATGAGATAGTTCCGATGTTAGCAGAATCTGTTGATGAAAGTGATGATGGAAAAACATATACCTTTAACTTACGACAGGGAGTATTGTTTCATAATGGCGATGAAATGAAGGCAGAAGATGTGATTGCTTCCATGGAAAGGTGGTTAGAGAGTACACCTCCTGCTCAAACCGTTTTAGGAGATGCGAATTTTACAGCAGCGGATGATTATACTGTAGTTCTAGAGTTGGAAGAGTCATCAGCACTTGCTTTACCAGTTATAGCAAGAACATCACAACAATTCGCTGGGATTATGCCTAAAGAAGTAATTGATTCTGCAGATTCAACTGGGGTTACAGAATATATAGGGACAGGCCCTTACCAGTTTGAAGATTGGAAGGAAAGTCAATATGTTAAATTAACAAAGTTTGAGGATTACCAAGTTTTAGAAACAGGTCATCCAGTCGTTCAAAAGGATGCGAAAATTAATGATGTCTATTTTTATATTGCATCTGATGCAGCAACATTATTAACAGGTGTTCAAACAGGTGAATATGACCTGGTATTAGATATTCATACGGAACATTATGAGCAGTTAAAAAATGATTCGAATTTAGAAGTGGATGTTGAGCTGTATGGAGAAAATGGATTATATTTTAACAAGCATGAAGGTTTATTTACAGATCAAAAGATGAGGCAAGCAGTTAATACTGCTCTTAATTTGGATGATTTGATGCAGGCAGCATATGGAAATAAAGATTTATATGAGCTTGATTCAAGCTATGCATCAGAGCATCAACAAGGCTGGTACAGTGAAGCAGGTAGTGAATTTTATAATCAAAATGATAAAGAGAAGGCGGCACAACTATTAGAAGAAGCTGGCTATGATGGAGAACCGATTCGTATCATATCTTCTCGAGATTATGAATATGTTTATAATTCTGGAGTAGTAGTTATGAATGAGCTTGAGAAAATAGGGGCAAATGTCGAATTAGAAGTTTATGATTGGGCTACATTGATGAGTAAACGTGATGAGAAGGATGCATGGCATATCTTTATTGCAGGTGGTCCATTCCAATCTATTCCGATTGAAATGAATGTTTTTTCACCATCTTATTTTGACGGTCCTTTAGATGATACGATTTATGGGTTAGTGGATGATATTATTCATGCAGATACAACAGAAGCGGCTCAGGAAATATGGGATGAGCTTCAAGGTTATACTTGGGAATACTTACCTTTTATTAAACTAGGGAACTTTTCAAAGTTAAATGTAATATCTAAGGATGTTAAAGGATATTCTCGTTTTGAAGGACCTATCTTATGGGACTTGACGATTGAAAAATAA
- a CDS encoding polysaccharide deacetylase, giving the protein MTITWPNQKRMAVCLTWDFDGESAAYVRYPKQSRKLLSELHQRRYGPTLGMKKILNLLDKYQLSGTFYIPGYTAGVYREVTKSIREQGHAIGLHGYIHESLDDLSQKDEEDILLKSKEMLHDILGYAPNIYRSPSWELNRWTPDLLIKHGILSDSSLMDDEIPYELKTKGGSIIEIPIQWILDDAEYWGHTRASRNKTIVDPDTVFKIWSREFDGYYDSGGCFVLTLHPFISGRSVYMQTVEKLIKYMRQFPDIWWTNLEEVTRYCDELRKKGELEIKESPPAEPFGYEALLRG; this is encoded by the coding sequence ATGACAATCACATGGCCAAATCAAAAACGTATGGCAGTTTGTTTAACATGGGATTTTGACGGAGAATCTGCAGCGTATGTGCGGTATCCGAAACAGTCCCGAAAATTATTAAGCGAGCTACATCAACGAAGATATGGACCAACACTAGGTATGAAAAAGATATTAAATTTGCTGGACAAATATCAGTTATCTGGAACATTTTATATTCCGGGTTACACAGCAGGCGTATATAGAGAAGTTACAAAGTCGATTAGAGAACAGGGCCATGCCATTGGTTTACATGGCTATATACATGAATCCTTAGATGATCTAAGTCAAAAGGATGAAGAAGATATTTTATTAAAGAGCAAGGAAATGCTTCATGATATATTAGGATATGCTCCAAACATTTATCGTTCTCCATCATGGGAGCTAAACCGCTGGACACCAGATTTGCTGATTAAACATGGTATACTTTCGGATTCAAGCTTAATGGATGATGAAATTCCTTATGAACTGAAAACAAAAGGCGGTTCAATTATCGAAATTCCGATTCAATGGATATTAGATGACGCAGAGTATTGGGGACACACACGTGCAAGTCGAAATAAAACAATTGTTGATCCTGATACGGTATTTAAAATTTGGAGCAGAGAGTTTGATGGATATTATGATTCAGGGGGATGCTTTGTATTAACTTTACATCCATTTATTAGTGGTAGATCAGTATATATGCAAACAGTGGAAAAGTTAATCAAGTATATGAGACAATTTCCAGATATTTGGTGGACCAACCTTGAGGAAGTAACCAGGTATTGTGATGAACTTAGGAAAAAAGGAGAGCTTGAGATAAAAGAATCTCCTCCAGCAGAACCTTTCGGATATGAAGCTTTACTTCGAGGATAG
- a CDS encoding ABC transporter substrate-binding protein, which produces MQLKKIGSLLLLLTLGIALISCSTSTGDVNQNKKKDEALQGGKLDFAYHVQPLTLDPHFTTSDATRDISNHIYEGLLTLNSSLEVAPMLAESYEVSEDGNLITFYLRKGIKFHNGQEMKAKDVIASLERWQSLSSQALTYLADTKYESKDDYTVIAHIDNPTTLDLYIFSDITQFAAIMPEEIIKSASVDGVNEYVGTGPYAYKEWKQDHYIHLEKFSEYQSRNEPADGMAGEKKAYLDDIYFHIITDPSTRLAGLQSGEYAIAGDIPPDSALKLLDNPDFKNSIDSSSFTPMVFNKKTGVFSNQKARQAANAAINAEDVLKAAYVDEQFYEMDHALVKTEQTGWYSDVGSDIYNTYDPELSKKLLDEAGYNGEEVVMLTSREYANYYNMSLVIREQLEAVGMNVKLEVTDWATVLKSREDENKFDLFFTNFTIRPIPIQYLFMNSEWLGWTDSDDLKRISEGILYASSIEEAQEYSDELHQVFWEYLPVFKPGNIALITSMNKNVEGFQSISNPILWNVSITE; this is translated from the coding sequence ATGCAATTAAAGAAGATTGGGAGCTTGTTACTATTGTTAACGTTAGGTATTGCGCTGATTAGTTGTTCAACCAGTACGGGTGATGTTAATCAAAACAAGAAAAAAGATGAAGCACTACAAGGTGGAAAGTTAGACTTCGCTTATCATGTTCAACCATTGACATTAGATCCTCATTTTACTACCTCAGATGCTACAAGAGATATTTCAAATCATATATATGAAGGATTACTGACCCTCAATTCCAGCTTAGAAGTAGCCCCTATGTTAGCCGAAAGCTATGAAGTTAGTGAAGATGGTAATTTAATAACTTTTTATTTGCGTAAGGGAATAAAATTTCATAATGGACAAGAAATGAAAGCAAAAGATGTGATAGCCTCATTAGAAAGATGGCAGTCATTATCATCCCAGGCATTAACGTATTTGGCCGATACCAAATATGAATCAAAAGATGATTATACGGTTATTGCACATATAGATAATCCAACGACATTAGATTTGTATATTTTTTCGGATATTACACAGTTTGCGGCAATTATGCCGGAAGAAATTATTAAAAGCGCTAGTGTTGACGGGGTAAATGAATATGTTGGTACTGGTCCATATGCGTATAAAGAATGGAAACAGGATCATTATATTCATTTAGAAAAATTTTCCGAGTATCAATCACGTAATGAACCTGCTGATGGTATGGCAGGTGAAAAGAAAGCATATTTGGATGATATTTATTTTCACATCATTACTGATCCCTCCACGCGCTTGGCTGGTCTGCAATCAGGTGAGTATGCCATTGCAGGTGATATCCCACCAGATAGTGCTTTAAAATTACTAGATAACCCAGATTTTAAAAATTCTATCGATTCAAGTTCATTTACACCGATGGTATTTAATAAAAAAACGGGTGTATTTTCCAATCAAAAAGCTCGTCAAGCCGCTAATGCTGCTATAAATGCTGAAGATGTCCTAAAAGCGGCTTACGTTGATGAACAGTTTTATGAAATGGATCATGCACTTGTTAAAACAGAACAAACGGGATGGTATTCGGATGTTGGGAGCGATATATACAACACTTACGATCCTGAGTTGAGCAAAAAGTTACTAGATGAAGCGGGATATAATGGAGAGGAAGTAGTGATGTTAACCAGTCGAGAATATGCTAATTATTACAATATGTCTCTAGTTATTCGAGAACAACTAGAAGCTGTGGGGATGAACGTCAAACTGGAAGTGACCGATTGGGCTACAGTACTTAAATCTCGTGAGGATGAAAACAAATTTGATTTATTTTTCACTAATTTCACGATTAGACCGATACCGATTCAATATCTTTTTATGAATTCGGAATGGCTTGGCTGGACTGATAGTGATGATTTGAAAAGAATTTCTGAAGGGATCTTATATGCAAGCTCTATTGAAGAAGCTCAAGAATATTCCGATGAACTTCACCAAGTCTTTTGGGAGTATTTACCCGTATTTAAGCCAGGGAATATTGCGCTTATTACTTCTATGAATAAGAATGTGGAAGGATTTCAATCTATTTCAAATCCTATTTTATGGAATGTTTCCATTACTGAATAA